In Fibrobacter sp. UWR3, one DNA window encodes the following:
- a CDS encoding FISUMP domain-containing protein, translating into MSSSSAKETKNSSDSKSSSSVKSGDSSSSNKDKSSSSEKQSSSSSVNQSSSTIFSSSGEYIPFDHSLPLLADSVRSGAYKIYEDSRDGQKYYYLTINGKRKDGTRGSVTIFAQNLNYGVQIDGTENQNDDNKVEKYCYENDWIRCDEYGGLYQWAEAMGLPSECNTKSCANLISNPSNHQGICPNGWRLMTYDDYELIYWSTDKGALGIRSQYTFKGSNYTGFSLVGAGYRCSGCSKGFEGRLGIAGWYYPTEIDKNKKLSTSEEFDRSNVFASVGYSYDNKDDLTPNTARSDSKLWGLSIRCVMANQE; encoded by the coding sequence AACAAGGATAAGTCTTCTTCAAGCGAAAAGCAAAGTAGCAGTTCTTCTGTGAATCAATCTTCTTCGACCATTTTTAGCAGTAGTGGTGAGTATATCCCATTTGATCATTCTTTACCGCTTCTTGCGGATAGTGTTCGCTCTGGTGCCTATAAAATTTATGAAGATTCCCGTGATGGACAAAAATATTATTACTTGACAATTAACGGGAAGCGTAAAGATGGAACTCGTGGCTCGGTAACGATTTTTGCTCAAAACCTTAATTATGGTGTGCAAATAGACGGAACTGAAAATCAGAACGATGATAACAAAGTTGAGAAATACTGCTATGAAAATGATTGGATAAGGTGCGACGAGTATGGTGGACTATATCAATGGGCGGAAGCGATGGGGTTGCCTAGCGAATGCAATACAAAAAGTTGTGCCAATTTAATAAGCAATCCGAGTAATCATCAGGGCATTTGCCCTAATGGTTGGCGGTTGATGACTTATGATGATTATGAACTAATCTATTGGAGCACTGATAAGGGGGCGTTAGGCATTCGCTCGCAATATACCTTTAAGGGTTCCAATTATACCGGTTTTTCTTTAGTAGGTGCGGGGTATCGGTGTAGCGGATGTTCTAAAGGTTTTGAAGGCCGACTTGGTATCGCTGGATGGTATTACCCCACTGAAATTGACAAAAATAAAAAATTATCCACTAGCGAGGAATTCGATAGATCTAATGTGTTTGCGAGCGTAGGATATTCTTATGACAACAAAGATGATCTTACGCCCAATACAGCAAGGTCAGATTCCAAATTATGGGGCTTGTCTATTCGCTGTGTGATGGCCAATCAAGAATAA